Sequence from the Negativicutes bacterium genome:
ATTTTTCGTTAATTTCCGGATTAATTTCCGCAATTATTTTTTCAAAATCAAGCAACAACACCATTTTATCAAGCATTTTAATAATACCAACAACCATTGGTGAATCACTAACATTTGGAGCTGGTTCCATTTCTGTCCAAGAAATTCGATGAATGCGTGAAACGCTATTTACCAAAAAACCGATATTATAATTATTTATTTCAGTAACAATTATATTTTTTAAATCATCTTCAGTTTCCTGATTTAAACAACGTGGCAAATTAACTAGTGGCATAACTCTTCCCCGTAAAGTAAATAATCCATCAACGTAAGGGTGCGCTTGTGGCATTTTGGTAATCGGAACTAAATTAATAACCTCACGAACTTTAGCAACATTAATTCCATAATTAACTTTACCAACATTAAATTCAACTATTTCAAATTCATTAGTACCAGTTTCTAATAATATCCCTTTTTTATCATCCATTTAAATTCCCCCCACACAGTAAAATATACTTTCAAAAGTGTATGCCTTACAGTAAGAAAATTACCATGTTCCTCTTAATTTTAGTTTAAACTTTATTTTAAATAAAAATAAGGTTTAGATTTTACTATTATTTCTATATCTACAATCTTAATTCCTGCTTTTGTAATATATAAAATTTATTTTATATATGTCCAACCATCAATTTGCTCAATTTTATTTGACCTAAGCAAAAAACCTAATGCTCTTTTAAATGCAGCCTTACTAATATTAAACTTGTCCTTAATTACTTCTGGTGCAGTAGTATCACCATACGGCATTTTACCACCACGATCTGTAAGATAATTTAGAATTTTTTCTGCATCAATTTCAATCGCACTTTCCTTTTGTGGTCTCATCGAAATATTTATTCTGCCATCTTCTCTAATAAAAGTAATTCTAGCATTAATCTCCTGACCAACAGTTGGCTTTTCAAGTATTTCACCGCGGTGCAAAAAGGCAATATAACGCTCACTAGTAAAAACAAAGGCTCCTTGGTCAGTAAAATTATAGACCGTACCGGTTACCATATCCCCAACTTTTACATCAACCGCCGGCTTAGAGGCTCTGCGCATTTCGTCTTCAACTTCCATAGTAACAGCCAATCTTCCCGACTTATCAGTATATAATTTAACCCATACTTTTTCACCAATTTTCAGTTTACCTCTCATCCCAGCAAAAGGCATGAAAATCCCACGTTCCGCACCAACATCTACGAAAGCACCATCTTTACTAACA
This genomic interval carries:
- a CDS encoding chemotaxis protein CheV, which translates into the protein MDDKKGILLETGTNEFEIVEFNVGKVNYGINVAKVREVINLVPITKMPQAHPYVDGLFTLRGRVMPLVNLPRCLNQETEDDLKNIIVTEINNYNIGFLVNSVSRIHRISWTEMEPAPNVSDSPMVVGIIKMLDKMVLLLDFEKIIAEINPEINEKLTTLPEVTKDIKDQRNDIKVFVAEDSPMLRDLLVQTLHDAGYITTRDFSNGKLAWEALQKIGQEEAPLDDSINILISDIEMPQMDGHHLLTQIREHNKLGKLPVIFFSSLINEEMRRKGEAIGANGQISKPEIGQLIDLIDRLVFKK
- a CDS encoding S1 RNA-binding domain-containing protein; translation: MNNIIKLKPSSVATLKAVRENEMGVFLDAITGNTSDDILLHKTQQTKPVAIGEEVSVFLYLDPKGRLTASMRTPKMKEGQIARVNVINVSKDGAFVDVGAERGIFMPFAGMRGKLKIGEKVWVKLYTDKSGRLAVTMEVEDEMRRASKPAVDVKVGDMVTGTVYNFTDQGAFVFTSERYIAFLHRGEILEKPTVGQEINARITFIREDGRINISMRPQKESAIEIDAEKILNYLTDRGGKMPYGDTTAPEVIKDKFNISKAAFKRALGFLLRSNKIEQIDGWTYIK